GTGAAGGGTGAGAAGATCGGCACGCTCGTGAGCGACGAGGGCACCCGGCACTGACCTCCGGGTCGCCCCGCCCGGGGATGGACAAAGCCCTGCCGGTCGTACACCGTGCAGGGAAAGACGCGACGCAGGTTCCGCGGCCGTGGTGCACGCCGGGACAAACCAAGACACGCAGGAGCAAGTGGTGATCGAAGAGACCCTCCTCGAAGCCGAGGAGAAGATGGAGAAGGCCGTCCTTGTCGCCAAGGAGGACTTCGCCGCGATCCGCACCGGGCGTGCGCACCCGGCCATGTTCAACAAGATCGTGGCCGACTACTACGGTGCCCTCACGCCGATCAACCAGCTGGCCTCCTTCTCGGTGCCGGAGCCGCGCATGGCGGTCGTGACCCCGTTCGACAAGACCGCCCTGCGCAACATCGAGCAGGCGATCCGGGACTCCGACCTCGGTGTCAACCCGTCCAACGACGGCAACATCATCCGGGTGGTCTTCCCCGAGCTCACCGAGGAGCGCCGCCGCGAGTTCATCAAGGTCGCCAAGGGCAAGGGCGAGGACGCGAAGATCTCGATCCGCGCCGTCCGCCGCAAGGCCAAGGAGACCATCGACAAGTTCGTCAAGGACGGCGAGGTCGGCGAGGACGAGGGCCGCCGTGCGGAGAAGGAGCTCGACGACACCACCGCGAAGTACGTCGCGCAGGTCGACGAGCTGCTGAAGCACAAGGAAGCCGAGCTCCTCGAGGTCTGATGAACGACGCTTCCTGGGGGGCCCCGCCACGAGACGGCTACTGGGGCCCACCCGACCAGGGGCTCGCTCCGGTCGTCCCGGCGGGTCCCGTCCACGATGAGCACGCCGCGCAGCAGACTCGGCCCATGCCCATCGTGCCCGACGTCCCCGCCGGCGGGGACCAGGACGACCACGACCGGGGGGCCGCCCCGCTGGGGGGCGGTCCCCTGTTCCGCGACGAGATGCCGCAGGAGCCCATGCCCCCGCAACCGCCGGAGCCCGCCCCGCCGCAGGGGCGTGCGCAGAAGAAGCAGGAGCGGCAGAAGAAGCAGGCCGGGCGGGACCTGCGGGCCGCCATAGGGGTCGGTGTGGGGCTCGGCGCGGTCATCGTCGCGTCGCTCTTCATCCAGAAGGCTGTCTTCGTCGGCGTCGTGGCGGTCGCCGTCGTCGTCGGCCTGTGGGAGCTCACCTCCCGGCTCCAGGAGCGCAGGGGCATCAAGGCGCCCCTCGTCCCGCTCGCCGTCGGCGGCGCGGCGATGGTCGTCGCCGGCTACGTGCGCGGCGCCGAGGGCGCTTGGGTGGCGATGGCGCTCACCGCGCTCGCGGTGCTGGTGTGGCGGATGACGGAACCCCCCGAGGGTTACCTCAAGGACGTCACCGCCGGTGTCTTCGCCGCCTTCTACGTGCCGTTCCTGGCGACGTTCGTGGCGCTGATGCTGGCCGCCGACGACGGGCCGCAGCGGGTGCTCGTCTTCCTGCTGCTGACCATCGTCAGCGACACCGGCGCGTACGCCGTCGGCTGGCGGTTCGGCAGGAACAAGCTCGCGCCGCGCATCAGTCCCGGGAAGACCCGCGAGGGCCTGCTGGGCGCGGTGGCCTTCGCCATGGGCGCCGGCGCGCTGTGCATGACGTTCCTGATCGACGGGGGCACCTGGTGGCAGGGGCTCGTCCTCGGCCTCGCGGTCGCGGTCAGCGCGACCCTCGGGGACCTCGGCGAGTCCATGATCAAGCGGGACCTGGGGATCAAGGACATGGGGACGCTCCTCCCGGGCCACGGCGGGATCATGGACCGGCTCGACTCCCTGCTGCCGACGGCCCCCGTGGTGTGGCTGCTGCTCGTGCTGTTCGTGGGAGCCGGATAACCGGGGGAGAGGGGCTGGTCGGCCCTCTCCGACCTGCGCTTTCGTCTCCGGAAGGCCCGTCGTCCACAGGGCGGCGGGCCTTCCGTCGCGCTTCTGCGACACTGGTAGGACCATGCCCAAGCCCGGAGAACTCACTTTCGTCGCGCCCCGCGGAGCCAAGAAGCCGCCGCGGCACCTCGCCGACCTCACGCCCGCCGAGCGCAAGGAAGCCGTCGCCGCGATCGGCGAGAAGCCGTTCCGCGCCAAGCAGCTGTCCCAGCACTACTTCGCGCGGTACGCCCACGACCCCGCGCAGTGGACCGACATCCCCGCCGCCTCCCGGGAGAAGCTCGCCGGCGAGCTGCTGCCCGAGCTGATGAGCGTCGTCCGGCACATCTCGTGCGACGACGACACCACCCGCAAGACCCTCTGGCGGCTGCACGACGGGACGCTCGTCGAGTCGGTGCTGATGCGCTACCCCGACCGGGTGACGATGTGCATCTCGTCGCAGGCCGGCTGCGGCATGAACTGCCCGTTCTGCGCGACCGGCCAGGCGGGCCTGGACCGGAACCTGTCGACCGCCGAGATCGTGCACCAGATCGTCGACGGCATGCGCGCCCTGCGGGACGGGGAGGTCCCCGGCGGCCCCGCACGGCTGTCGAACATCGTCTTCATGGGCATGGGCGAGCCCCTCGCGAACTACAACCGCGTCGTCGGCGCCATCCGCCGCCTCACCGACCCCGAGCCGGACGGCCTCGGACTGTCGCAGCGCGGCATCACCGTCTCCACGGTCGGTCTCGTCCCGGCGATGCTGCGCTTCGCCGACGAGGGCTTCAAGTGCCGCCTCGCCGTCTCCCTCCACGCCCCCGACGACGAGCTGCGCGACACGCTCGTCCCGGTGAACACGCGCTGGAAGGTCCGCGAGGTGCTCGACGCGGCCTGGGAGTACGCCGAGAAGTCCGGCCGCCGCGTCTCCATCGAGTACGCGCTGATCCGCGACATCAACGACCAGGCCTGGCGCGGCGACCTGCTCGGCCGGCTGCTCAAGGGCCGGCGGGTGCACGTCAACCTCATCCCGCTGAACCCCACGCCCGGCTCCAAGTGGACCGCGTCCCGCCCCGAGGACGAGAAGGCGTTCGTCGAGGCCATCGCGGCGCACGGCGTGCCGGTCACCGTCCGGGACACACGCGGCCAGGAGATCGACGGCGCCTGTGGACAGCTCGCGGCCGCGGAACGCTGACCTTGTACCCTGAGCTCGAACACATCTGCATATTCCGACAGGGGAGCGCCACAGCGCTGAGAGTGCGGTGACCGTCAGACCGCAGACCCTCTGAACCTCGCCCAGGTCATTCTGGGTAGGGAGTTCGGTCGTTACTCGAGCTGTTGCGCCCTGCCCACCGGAAGGATCCGGTGGGCGGGGCCGCGTCTTCTCCTGGTCACCCCCAGGAGGAATCTCAGTGAGCACCACCAGGAAGATCGCGGTCGGCACGCTCGCCGCCGCACTGGGCGTCTCGACGCTCACCGCCTGCGGCACGGACTCCGGCAAGGACGCCGGTGCCGGCGGTACGGCGTCGAAGACCGTGACGCTCGTCAGCCACGACTCCTTCAACGCCTCCCCGGCCGTCCTGAAGGAGTTCACCCGGCAGACCGGCCTCACCGTCAAGGTCCTCAAGAGCGGCGACGCCGGAGAGGCGGTCAACAAGGCCGTCCTCACCAAGGGCGCCCCGCAGGGCGACGTCTTCTTCGGCGTCGACAACACCCTCCTCTCCCGCGCCCTCGACAACGGCATCTTCGAGCCGTACGAGGCCAAGGGCCTGGACCGGATCCCCGAAGCCGTGCAGCTCGACAAGGGCGAGCACCGCGTCACGCCCGTCGACACCGGAGAGATCTGCGTCAACTACGACAAGAAGTACTTCGCGGACAGGAAGCTCGTGCCGCCGCAGACCTTCGACGACCTCGCGAAGCCCGCGTACAAGGACCTCCTCGTCGTCGAGAACCCCGAGCGGTCCTCGCCCGGCCTCGGCTTCCTGCTCGGCACGGCCGCCCGGTACGGGGACGAGGGCTGGCAGGACTACTGGAAGAAGCTCAAGGCCAACGGCGTCAAGGTCGTCGACAGCTGGGAGCTCGCCTACAACCAGGAGTTCTCCGGCTCCGCCGGCGGCAGGAAGGCCAAGGGCGACCGGCCGCTCGTCGTGTCCTACGCCTCCAGCCCGCCCGTCGAGGTGCTGTACGCGGAGCCGCAGCCCGCCGAGGCCCCGACCGGCGTTTCCACCGGCACCTGCTTCCAGCAGACCGAGTTCGCCGGACTGCTGACCGGTGCGAAGAACCCCGACGGCGGCAAGGCCCTCATCGACTTCCTCATCGGCAGGAAGTTCCAGGAGGACATGCCGCTGCAGATGTTTGTGAACCCCGTCGCCGAGGACGCGCAGCTCCCCGAGCTGTTCACGAAGCACGGCGCCGAGGTCGACCGGCCGTACACGGTCGCCCCCGCGAAGATCGCCGAGAAGCGTGACCAGTGGATCCAGACGTGGTCCTCGCTCGTCCTGAAGTAGACACCCGCGGGCGCCGGGCGCTGCGGGCCGGGCTCATGGCCCTGCCCGTGGCGTTCTTCGCCGTCTTCTTCGCCTACCCCGTCACCGCGATCGTCGGGCGCGGGCTGCGGACCGACGACGGCTGGCAGCTCGGGCGGCTCGGCGACGTCCTGGGCCGTCCAGACGTCCTGGACGTCCTGTGGTTCACCACCTGGCAGGCACTCGCCTCCACCGCCCTCACCCTGCTGGTCGCGCTGCCCGGCGCGTACGTCCTCGCCCGCTTCGACTTCCCCGGCAAGGGCCTGCTGCGGGCGGTCGTCACCGTGCCGTTCGTCCTGCCCACGGTCGTCGTCGGGACCGCGTTCCTCGCCGTCCTCGGCCGGGGCGGACTCCTCGACGAGCTGTGGGGCGTACGGCTCGACACCACCGTGTGGGCGATCCTCCTCGCGCACGTCTTCTTCAACTACGCGGTCGTCGTCCGCACGGTCGGCGGTCTGTGGGCGCAGCTCGACCCGCGGCAGGAGGAGGCGGCCCGGGTGCTCGGCGCCTCGCGGCTCGGTGCCTGGCGCCGGGTCACCCTGCCCGCGCTCGCGCCCGCCGTGGCCGCGGCCGCGCTGATGGTCTTCCTCTTCACGTACACCTCCTTCGGCATCGTCCAGATTCTCGGCGGACCCGCGTACCGCACGCTGGAGGCGGAGATCTACCGGCAGACCGCGCAGCTGCTCGACCTGCCGACGGCGGCGGTGCTCACGCTCGTGCAGTTCGCCGCGGTCGGCGCGATCCTCGCCGTGCACGCCCGTACGGTCCGCCGCCGGGAGGCCGAGCTGGCGCTGGTGGACGCCGCCGGCACCGCCCGGCGGCCCCGCGGGGCCGGGCAGTGGGCGCTGCTCGGCACCGTCCTCGCGACGATCGTCCTGCTGCTCCTGCTGCCGCTCGGGGTGCTGGTCGAGCGGTCCTTCGACGGCGGGCTCGGCTACTACCGGGCGCTCCAGGACGCGGGCGCGGGCGGCGGCACGTTCCTCGTGCCGCCCGTCGAGGCCATCGGCAACTCCCTGGAGTACGCCCTCGCCGCGACCGTCCTCGCCCTCCTGATCGGCGGGCTCGCCGCCGCCGCGCTCACCCTCCCCCCCTCCCGGCTCCGCTCGGGCGGGGGGACCCGGACCCCCGCCGCCGGGCGGCTGGTGCGCGGGTTCGACGCGCTGCTGATGCTGCCGCTCGGGGTGTCCGCCGTGACCGTCGGCTTCGGCTTCCTCATCACGCTGGACGAACCACCGCTCGACCTGCGCTCCTCGTGGATCCTCGTGCCGCTGGCCCAGGCACTGGTCGGCGTCCCCTTCGTCGTGCGGACCGTGCTGCCCGTGCTGCGCGCGGTGGACGCGCGGCTGCGCGAGGCCGCGGCGGTGCTCGGCGCGTCGCCGTGGCGGGTGTGGCGCGAGGTGGACCTGCCGATGGTGGGGCGGGCCCTGCTGGTGGCGGCGGGGTTCGCGTTCGCCGTGTCCCTCGGCGAGTTCGGGGCGACCGTCTTCATCGCCCGCCCCGACGACCCGACCCTCCCGGTCGCCGTGGCCCGGCTCCTCGGCCGGCCCGGCGAGCTGAACTACGGCCAGGCCATGGCCCTCTCGACGATCCTGATGGTGGTGTGCGCGGTGGCCCTGCTGCTGCTCGAACGTGTCCGCGTCGACCGCTCCGGGGAGCTGTGACCATGCTCGCCCTCCAGGACGTGACCGTCCGCTTCGGTCCGCGCGCCGCGGTCGACGCGGTGTCGCTGGACGTCGCCGACCACGAGATCGTCTGCCTGCTCGGCCCGAGCGGCAGCGGCAAGTCGACCCTGCTGCGCGTGGTGGCCGGGCTCCAGCCGCTCGACGCGGGCCGGGTCCTGCTCGACGGCGCCGACCAGGCGGGCGTACCCGTGCACCGGCGCGGCGTGGGCCTGATGTTCCAGGACCACCAGCTGTTCCCGCAGCGCGACGTCGCGGGCAATGTCGCGTTCGGGCTGCGCGTGCGCGGGGTCCCGCGCGCCGAGCGGACCGCGCGCGTCGACGAGCTGCTGGACCTCGTGGGCCTGCCGGGCGCGGGCCCGCGACCCGTCGCGGCCCTGTCCGGCGGCGAGCAGCAGCGCGTGGCGCTCGCCCGCGCCCTGGCGCCCCGGCCGCGGCTGCTGATGCTCGACGAACCGCTCGGCCAGCTCGACCGGGGGCTGCGCGAACGGCTCGTCACCGAGCTGCGCCGACTCTTCGGGCGGCTCGGCACGACCGTGCTCGCCGTCACCCACGACCAGGCCGAGGCGTTCGCGCTCGCCGACCGCGTCGTCGTCATGCACGAGGGCCGCGTCGCCCAGGTCGGCAGCCCCCTGGAGGTGTGGCGGCGGCCGGCGTCGGAGTTCGTCGCGCGGTTCCTCGGCTTCGACAACGTGGTCGCCGCCACCGTCCTCGGTACGGCCGCCACGACCGCGTGGGGCCCGATCCCCGTACCGCCCGGCACCCGCGAGGGGGCCGTCCGGCTGCTGGTGCGGCCCGCCGGCGTACGGCTCGGGGACCCCGCCGAGGGGTTGCGCTGCACGGTCGAGGGGCGTACGTTCCGGGGCCACCACGTCGCGGTGCGGCTGCGCCCCGTCGACGGCCAGGCCCCGCCCCTGGAGGCCGAGTGCGCCCTGCGCGACACCCCCGACGAGGGCGCGGTGGTCGGCGTGGCGTTCCGCCCCGACGAGGTCGTCGTCCTGGACTGACGCCCGCCGCCGCGCGGGCCGCCGCACGGGCGGTGCGGGCCCGCAGCCGGTACGCCCCGGCCGCTCGGCACCGCCGGGGTGTGTCCGCAGCGGTACGTCCGCGCCCCCGCCGCGCCCCCGCCCGTGCGCCTCAGCCGGCGGCGGCCAGGCGGAGCAGCGCCTCCGGGGCCTCCTCCACGGTGTCGACCAGGGCGATGCGGGAGGCCATCGAGCGGCCCTCCGCGAGGGCCCGCAGCAGCGGCCAGGCGGGGAGGTGCTCGGTCCAGTGGGTGCGGTTGACCAGCACCATCGGCGTCGGCTCGCCGCGCGACCCGTAGTAGTTCGGCGTGGCGTTGTCGAAGATCTCCTGCACGGTGCCGGCCGCGCCCGGCAGGTAGACGACGCCGGCCGTGCAGCGGGCCAGCAGGCCGTCCTCACGGGTGGCGTTGGCGAAGTACTTGGCGATGTGCCCGGCGAAGGCGTTGGGCGGCTCGTGGCCGTAGAACCACGTGGGGACGCCGATCGAGTCGCCGCCCCCGGGCCAGCGGTCGCGCACGTCGAACGCGGCGCGCGCCCAGGCGCCGACGGACGGCACGTACGACGGCTCCTTGCCGAGCAGCAACAGCGCCTCGTCCAGCATGCCGTCGGGGTGGGGGGCCGCGTACGCGCCGAGGTTGGCGGCCTCCATCGCGCCCGGCCCGCCCCCGGTCGCGACGGTCAGCCCGGCACGGGCGAGACTCCGGCCGAGGCGGGCGGCGCCCGCGTACGCGTCGGTGCCGCGCGCCATGGCGTGCCCGCCCATCACCCCGACGACGGGCACGCCCGCCAGCCGCTCGTCGAGCGCGTCGGAGATCGCGTCGTCGTGCACGGAGC
This portion of the Streptomyces changanensis genome encodes:
- a CDS encoding ABC transporter ATP-binding protein produces the protein MLALQDVTVRFGPRAAVDAVSLDVADHEIVCLLGPSGSGKSTLLRVVAGLQPLDAGRVLLDGADQAGVPVHRRGVGLMFQDHQLFPQRDVAGNVAFGLRVRGVPRAERTARVDELLDLVGLPGAGPRPVAALSGGEQQRVALARALAPRPRLLMLDEPLGQLDRGLRERLVTELRRLFGRLGTTVLAVTHDQAEAFALADRVVVMHEGRVAQVGSPLEVWRRPASEFVARFLGFDNVVAATVLGTAATTAWGPIPVPPGTREGAVRLLVRPAGVRLGDPAEGLRCTVEGRTFRGHHVAVRLRPVDGQAPPLEAECALRDTPDEGAVVGVAFRPDEVVVLD
- a CDS encoding phosphatidate cytidylyltransferase, whose translation is MNDASWGAPPRDGYWGPPDQGLAPVVPAGPVHDEHAAQQTRPMPIVPDVPAGGDQDDHDRGAAPLGGGPLFRDEMPQEPMPPQPPEPAPPQGRAQKKQERQKKQAGRDLRAAIGVGVGLGAVIVASLFIQKAVFVGVVAVAVVVGLWELTSRLQERRGIKAPLVPLAVGGAAMVVAGYVRGAEGAWVAMALTALAVLVWRMTEPPEGYLKDVTAGVFAAFYVPFLATFVALMLAADDGPQRVLVFLLLTIVSDTGAYAVGWRFGRNKLAPRISPGKTREGLLGAVAFAMGAGALCMTFLIDGGTWWQGLVLGLAVAVSATLGDLGESMIKRDLGIKDMGTLLPGHGGIMDRLDSLLPTAPVVWLLLVLFVGAG
- the frr gene encoding ribosome recycling factor yields the protein MIEETLLEAEEKMEKAVLVAKEDFAAIRTGRAHPAMFNKIVADYYGALTPINQLASFSVPEPRMAVVTPFDKTALRNIEQAIRDSDLGVNPSNDGNIIRVVFPELTEERRREFIKVAKGKGEDAKISIRAVRRKAKETIDKFVKDGEVGEDEGRRAEKELDDTTAKYVAQVDELLKHKEAELLEV
- a CDS encoding ABC transporter permease, with the protein product MALPVAFFAVFFAYPVTAIVGRGLRTDDGWQLGRLGDVLGRPDVLDVLWFTTWQALASTALTLLVALPGAYVLARFDFPGKGLLRAVVTVPFVLPTVVVGTAFLAVLGRGGLLDELWGVRLDTTVWAILLAHVFFNYAVVVRTVGGLWAQLDPRQEEAARVLGASRLGAWRRVTLPALAPAVAAAALMVFLFTYTSFGIVQILGGPAYRTLEAEIYRQTAQLLDLPTAAVLTLVQFAAVGAILAVHARTVRRREAELALVDAAGTARRPRGAGQWALLGTVLATIVLLLLLPLGVLVERSFDGGLGYYRALQDAGAGGGTFLVPPVEAIGNSLEYALAATVLALLIGGLAAAALTLPPSRLRSGGGTRTPAAGRLVRGFDALLMLPLGVSAVTVGFGFLITLDEPPLDLRSSWILVPLAQALVGVPFVVRTVLPVLRAVDARLREAAAVLGASPWRVWREVDLPMVGRALLVAAGFAFAVSLGEFGATVFIARPDDPTLPVAVARLLGRPGELNYGQAMALSTILMVVCAVALLLLERVRVDRSGEL
- the rlmN gene encoding 23S rRNA (adenine(2503)-C(2))-methyltransferase RlmN produces the protein MPKPGELTFVAPRGAKKPPRHLADLTPAERKEAVAAIGEKPFRAKQLSQHYFARYAHDPAQWTDIPAASREKLAGELLPELMSVVRHISCDDDTTRKTLWRLHDGTLVESVLMRYPDRVTMCISSQAGCGMNCPFCATGQAGLDRNLSTAEIVHQIVDGMRALRDGEVPGGPARLSNIVFMGMGEPLANYNRVVGAIRRLTDPEPDGLGLSQRGITVSTVGLVPAMLRFADEGFKCRLAVSLHAPDDELRDTLVPVNTRWKVREVLDAAWEYAEKSGRRVSIEYALIRDINDQAWRGDLLGRLLKGRRVHVNLIPLNPTPGSKWTASRPEDEKAFVEAIAAHGVPVTVRDTRGQEIDGACGQLAAAER
- a CDS encoding LOG family protein, whose translation is MAHPHRHGHRHDREIETLEEFDRVAAGGSLVGWRLQALDLTDRTAALMAADTTAAVFLGCPMAPDAAAKVRADGALVFPPVPDLPFAPYRGLLYTPDELFAGLDAEHGYAATPDARTYAWFQRTMRDGDVFASMLRSVHDDAISDALDERLAGVPVVGVMGGHAMARGTDAYAGAARLGRSLARAGLTVATGGGPGAMEAANLGAYAAPHPDGMLDEALLLLGKEPSYVPSVGAWARAAFDVRDRWPGGGDSIGVPTWFYGHEPPNAFAGHIAKYFANATREDGLLARCTAGVVYLPGAAGTVQEIFDNATPNYYGSRGEPTPMVLVNRTHWTEHLPAWPLLRALAEGRSMASRIALVDTVEEAPEALLRLAAAG
- a CDS encoding thiamine ABC transporter substrate-binding protein; the encoded protein is MSTTRKIAVGTLAAALGVSTLTACGTDSGKDAGAGGTASKTVTLVSHDSFNASPAVLKEFTRQTGLTVKVLKSGDAGEAVNKAVLTKGAPQGDVFFGVDNTLLSRALDNGIFEPYEAKGLDRIPEAVQLDKGEHRVTPVDTGEICVNYDKKYFADRKLVPPQTFDDLAKPAYKDLLVVENPERSSPGLGFLLGTAARYGDEGWQDYWKKLKANGVKVVDSWELAYNQEFSGSAGGRKAKGDRPLVVSYASSPPVEVLYAEPQPAEAPTGVSTGTCFQQTEFAGLLTGAKNPDGGKALIDFLIGRKFQEDMPLQMFVNPVAEDAQLPELFTKHGAEVDRPYTVAPAKIAEKRDQWIQTWSSLVLK